A stretch of DNA from Triticum dicoccoides isolate Atlit2015 ecotype Zavitan chromosome 2A, WEW_v2.0, whole genome shotgun sequence:
TATTTTAATGAACATCCAACTGTTGTGGTATTTAAACCTGGacgttttattttaatttttagaagcggatattttttcttcttttttaataAACTTCGGACTTCTCTAATTTAAAATTCTGAACTTCATGGATTTTTTATATGTTTGTCTCTTTTATTTTTGGATACCCAATGTATGTGTGTTTTGCCGTAAGCGGAAATTTTGAACTATCCGCGACAGAGAATATGAAGTTCACATCTACATTTGTATTGTCTTCAAGAAATGCTCGCTTTTCTGCTTTTAATTTTGAACTTCTATGCTCTAATTTTTTGTAACAATTTCATGAAGAAGAAGGAAAACAACCACATATTGTCTGTCAGAGAGCAACTAGTTGGGGAAACCAACCAACACATATATTTTttgtctcacacacacacacgcgcgcgcgcacacacacgagagagagagagagagagagaatgagagagagagagaccaaacccAGCACGCACGCACCAATACACTAATTTTTATTTAATAATTACTTTTgtaatgctctttcttgattttgaaATTTTATGAAAGTCTTCTTCGAACTTCTAGCCTTCATCTTCCAGCCCCCCCGAGCTTTCAGTTAGCTGAAATTTGAAGTAGCATTCAGTTGTCTGAACATTAAAGTATACTACTCCAGTTCTAGAGCAACCTCTCAGACAAAAACAATTCAGTTTTGTACCAAATTGCAGAGCACCAGGATGTGCTCACGAGCGCCTCATGTGTTAGCAGTAGGGCGCCGAAGCTTCCTGGTAGGCGTTACATCCTACATGTGTTGAGCGGCACTCACCTGTTGTTTAGCATCACAAACATGCGATGGCCAAGGCAGAGGTAATCAACTTATCTACCAACAATTCCATTTCACTTTCGAATCCTACGAAAAGCAATGACACATTCTCCAGCAAGCAATTAAATTGAATTCATCTGTGCCATAGAGATGGACATGTTGGCGGGGATGTGGAACTTTGTTGGCGCAGTCCTGCACCTTTAGGAAGAGCTTGTAGACCTTGGTGGCGACCGAAGACATGTTAGGCCGCGCCGCGCGGTCCTTGGTCATGCACTGCAGCGCCTCCGCCCGTGTCAACGAGGAAGGAGTCCCTGACGCAGGCTGTTGCACGGACACCAGCTCCAGCGGCAATACGCCGAGCTGCAAAAATATTCTGTTAACATCATGGTTCATAAACTACTATACATTTGTAGTTAACATCATGCTTCACAAACTACTAGACGTTAGTAGGACACATGGTTCACTGGGAGAGACAAGCAGAGAGAACTACAAGTCTTTTTTTTGCAGTGAACACTATAATCTTTTACAAGTCTTCTTGAGATATTATGGAAATAAACTCTGAACTTGTAACGTGATAGAAACTGAACTTCGGTTCTTTTGGATATTTGGGAGACTGTGTGAGTTGCGTCCGCACAAGCCACCAGCTAGACACGTGTGGGAGAAGAGAGATCGAAAGTAGGCTTCTGTATATATCAGATCGACCACGGGAGTAGCAGCTTCATATCACAAGTTCAGAAGAACGTTCTACGGAGACTTCAAAACACCAAGCAAAAAGGTTGAAAGTATATAACCAACAGCAGCAAGTCATGCAAACTAGTGTGACAGTCGGCGTATAGCCGTAGAACTTGGCATACATCTATAATAGAACTTGACGGCGGCCGGCGTATAGCTGTACTATAACTT
This window harbors:
- the LOC119359388 gene encoding uncharacterized protein LOC119359388; translation: MWKPYYDYTPSAKTFGESYSTAIRRPPSSSIIDLGVLPLELVSVQQPASGTPSSLTRAEALQCMTKDRAARPNMSSVATKVYKLFLKVQDCANKVPHPRQHVHLYGTDEFNLIACWRMCHCFS